In Euphorbia lathyris chromosome 10, ddEupLath1.1, whole genome shotgun sequence, a single genomic region encodes these proteins:
- the LOC136209206 gene encoding probable inactive receptor kinase At1g48480 — MSTRKRVSQSPSPLNVQASGQIPDRNWNFLSLPADGHSLVAYNLASDRTALLALRLALGGRFLRWNISDETPCNWSGVICQANRVVQLRLPGMALSGELPVAIGNLIELRSLSLQFNAFSGSIPDEIESG, encoded by the exons ATGTCTACCCGGAAAAGAGTTTCCCAGTCTCCTTCGCCGCTCAACGTCCAAGCGTCCGGGCAGATTCCAGACAGAAACTGGAATTTTCTATCCCTTCCCGCCGACGGCCATTCTCTCGTTGCATACA ATCTAGCATCAGATAGAACTGCTCTTTTAGCTCTACGGTTAGCACTCGGCGGTCGATTCCTCCGATGGAACATTTCCGATGAAACCCCTTGCAATTGGAGCGGTGTTATTTGTCAAGCAAACAGAGTTGTTCAATTACGCCTTCCCGGTATGGCTCTCTCCGGGGAGCTTCCGGTAGCTATTGGAAATCTGATAGAGCTGCGAAGTTTGTCTCTCCAGTTCAACGCCTTCTCTGGTTCTATCCCTGATGAAATTG AATCTGGTTAG